From the Prosthecobacter dejongeii genome, one window contains:
- a CDS encoding M1 family aminopeptidase, with translation MRWPLLLSLLISSTTWADSLHTCEHCAKHLLPAVTKLTPGRKYARDRRVDIQHLKLDVTPDFTKRSVAGTMTMTFKPIALPLDKLELDAVDLAIADVQVTGAKLADKIVAEEKLTLVFATPIAPGAEASVSIRYSAEPTRGLYFRTPEMGYKPGDSQIWSQGEADMHRFWFPCYDYPNERFTSEVICHAPKGMEVVSNGKLVDKKEAGELTTWHWLQDKPHVNYLIALAAGHFHKIEDKAGDLPLAMLVPPSNEAQAANAFADTRKIIEFFQKEIGVPFPWDKYYQVYCHDFIAGGMENTSCTFEASSMLFNSDTETLRSLHRLDAHETAHQWFGDLVTCRDWSHLWLNEGFASYYTVLYEQEKSGDDAMKYALWLEAEEVLEAKDTRPTVWRDYGDPMQQFDTRVYPKGAWILHMLRSQLGPELYRLAIRTYLERHRNGIVSTDDLHEVVEEISGLSFDAFFDQWVYHGGFPELKVDYAWDAASKQAKVTVRQTQKVTDQVRLFQFPLPLSFSLKDQKDSIKFTAKITKAEEAFYFALPAQPELMRVDPDYTVLAKVDFQPPGDMLDKQLVSDVIGRMLAAQILGARKDQGSVDKLARLLKEDAFHAARSMAANALAKIATPAARSALIAGLTGQTDARSRSAVVEALTSIPHPDAQKALVTHAETEKNPAILTTIIKSWGTRPGDAAIATALRKHLDSKTYQNTLAAASISAYRAQDEASAVPAILAKLQDDPQEFRTWDYRNALDAVAFLARKQENRDAVRSFLVTHLSHPKEELRSGAAKALGTLRDPKALSVLQAMLPEAGPYADPVREAAAKSVQTLQAEQPGSAELKNLWDQVQQLQKKTEELQNRLDEAKKKAEPARK, from the coding sequence ATGCGGTGGCCCCTTCTTCTTTCGCTCCTCATTTCGTCCACCACTTGGGCGGACTCACTTCACACCTGCGAGCACTGCGCCAAGCACCTGCTGCCCGCCGTGACCAAGCTGACCCCAGGCCGCAAGTATGCACGGGACCGCCGGGTGGACATTCAGCACTTGAAGTTAGACGTCACTCCGGATTTCACCAAACGCAGCGTGGCTGGAACGATGACGATGACCTTCAAACCCATCGCGCTTCCTTTGGACAAGCTGGAACTGGATGCGGTGGACCTCGCCATTGCCGACGTGCAAGTCACCGGCGCCAAACTGGCAGACAAGATCGTCGCCGAGGAAAAGCTGACGCTTGTGTTTGCCACGCCCATCGCGCCAGGCGCGGAGGCAAGTGTGAGCATCCGATACAGTGCCGAGCCCACTCGTGGTTTGTATTTCCGCACGCCCGAGATGGGCTACAAGCCAGGAGACAGCCAGATCTGGAGTCAGGGCGAGGCAGACATGCATCGCTTCTGGTTTCCCTGCTACGACTACCCAAACGAGCGCTTCACGAGCGAGGTGATCTGCCATGCTCCGAAAGGCATGGAGGTGGTATCCAATGGCAAGCTGGTGGATAAAAAAGAAGCAGGAGAGCTGACCACCTGGCACTGGCTACAGGACAAGCCGCATGTCAATTACCTCATCGCGCTGGCTGCCGGCCACTTCCACAAGATTGAGGATAAAGCGGGCGATCTCCCCTTGGCCATGCTGGTGCCGCCATCCAATGAAGCTCAGGCAGCCAATGCCTTTGCGGATACCCGCAAGATCATCGAGTTCTTCCAGAAAGAGATCGGTGTCCCCTTCCCGTGGGACAAATATTATCAAGTTTACTGCCACGACTTCATCGCCGGAGGCATGGAAAATACAAGCTGCACCTTTGAAGCCAGCAGCATGCTTTTCAATTCAGATACGGAAACCCTTCGCAGCCTGCATCGGCTAGATGCCCACGAAACGGCGCATCAATGGTTTGGAGATTTGGTGACCTGTCGGGACTGGTCTCACCTGTGGTTAAATGAAGGATTCGCCAGCTACTACACGGTGCTTTATGAGCAGGAAAAAAGTGGTGATGACGCAATGAAATACGCGCTCTGGCTAGAGGCCGAAGAAGTGCTGGAGGCTAAGGACACCCGCCCCACGGTGTGGCGAGACTATGGCGACCCGATGCAGCAGTTTGACACGCGTGTTTATCCGAAAGGCGCTTGGATCCTCCACATGCTGCGCAGCCAGCTAGGGCCAGAGCTTTATCGTCTCGCCATCCGCACGTATTTAGAGCGTCATCGCAATGGCATTGTCAGCACCGATGATTTGCATGAGGTGGTGGAGGAAATCAGCGGCCTGTCGTTCGATGCATTCTTTGATCAATGGGTTTATCACGGGGGTTTCCCTGAACTGAAAGTGGACTACGCCTGGGATGCAGCCAGCAAACAAGCCAAGGTGACAGTGCGGCAAACACAGAAAGTGACGGATCAAGTACGCCTTTTTCAGTTCCCCCTGCCCTTATCATTCAGCCTCAAAGACCAGAAAGATTCGATCAAATTCACCGCGAAGATTACCAAGGCGGAAGAAGCCTTTTACTTCGCTCTACCTGCCCAGCCTGAACTCATGCGGGTGGACCCAGACTACACCGTTCTGGCGAAAGTGGACTTCCAACCGCCCGGGGACATGCTGGACAAACAATTAGTTAGCGATGTCATCGGACGGATGTTGGCGGCACAGATCCTGGGAGCACGTAAGGACCAGGGTAGTGTGGACAAACTGGCCCGCCTGCTCAAGGAGGATGCGTTTCATGCCGCGCGCAGCATGGCCGCCAACGCTTTGGCAAAAATCGCCACCCCCGCAGCCCGCAGTGCTCTCATCGCCGGACTGACTGGCCAGACCGATGCCCGCAGCCGCTCGGCTGTGGTCGAGGCCCTGACCTCCATTCCGCACCCAGACGCACAGAAGGCACTGGTCACCCATGCCGAGACGGAAAAGAATCCGGCCATCCTGACGACCATTATCAAGAGCTGGGGGACCCGACCAGGCGATGCTGCCATTGCCACTGCCCTGAGAAAGCACCTAGATTCCAAGACCTATCAGAACACCCTCGCCGCTGCCTCGATAAGTGCCTATCGCGCCCAAGATGAAGCCAGCGCGGTGCCAGCCATCCTCGCAAAGCTTCAAGATGACCCTCAGGAATTCCGCACTTGGGACTATCGTAATGCGCTGGATGCCGTTGCCTTCCTCGCGCGGAAACAGGAAAACAGAGATGCCGTGCGTAGCTTTTTGGTGACACACCTCTCCCACCCGAAAGAAGAGCTGCGAAGCGGTGCCGCCAAAGCATTGGGCACATTGCGAGATCCCAAGGCCCTCTCAGTTCTCCAAGCCATGTTACCGGAAGCAGGCCCCTATGCCGACCCAGTGAGGGAAGCTGCCGCAAAATCCGTGCAAACCCTGCAAGCCGAACAACCCGGGAGTGCCGAACTCAAGAACCTCTGGGACCAGGTGCAGCAGTTACAAAAGAAGACTGAAGAGCTGCAAAATCGGCTGGATGAAGCCAAGAAAAAAGCCGAACCCGCCAGAAAATAA
- a CDS encoding D-2-hydroxyacid dehydrogenase, with protein MKIVLLDAYTANPGDVSWAPLQAIAECEIHDRTPVTETAARCAGAEVIITNKAPVTREIIAALPDLKYIGVTATGYNIVDVAAAKERGIVVTNVPGYSSPAVAQLVFALLLELTNHVGHHAQTVAEGRWQSCPDFCYWDFPIIELSGRTLGIIGYGDIGSAVGRIAVAFGMKVLASKRDWKVAPPEGVTPASIDEVFAQSDAISLHCPLTDATKHLVNGRTLGLMKESAFIINTGRGPLVDEAALAAALNSGRIAGAGLDVLSVEPPKDGNPLIGAKNCLITPHIGWASREARVRLIAATASNLQAFLDGKPVNVVG; from the coding sequence ATGAAAATCGTCCTGCTCGATGCCTACACCGCCAATCCAGGAGACGTCTCCTGGGCACCTCTGCAAGCCATCGCTGAATGCGAGATTCACGATCGTACACCCGTGACAGAAACCGCCGCGCGCTGTGCCGGTGCGGAAGTGATTATTACCAACAAAGCACCTGTCACCCGTGAGATCATCGCGGCCTTGCCTGATCTTAAATACATCGGTGTCACCGCGACGGGTTACAACATTGTGGATGTGGCGGCGGCTAAGGAGCGCGGCATCGTCGTGACCAATGTGCCAGGCTACAGCTCGCCCGCCGTGGCCCAGCTTGTTTTTGCCCTGCTGCTGGAGCTGACCAACCACGTGGGCCATCACGCCCAAACCGTTGCTGAAGGTCGCTGGCAGAGTTGCCCAGACTTCTGCTACTGGGATTTTCCCATCATTGAGCTCAGTGGTCGCACGCTCGGCATCATTGGTTATGGCGATATCGGTTCTGCTGTTGGTCGCATCGCGGTGGCTTTTGGCATGAAGGTTCTCGCGAGCAAACGTGACTGGAAAGTGGCTCCTCCAGAAGGGGTGACTCCGGCCAGCATAGACGAAGTCTTTGCGCAGAGTGATGCCATCAGCCTGCACTGCCCGCTGACCGATGCGACCAAGCACCTGGTCAATGGCCGCACCCTCGGCCTCATGAAGGAATCCGCCTTCATCATCAACACAGGCCGCGGGCCTCTGGTGGATGAGGCCGCCCTGGCCGCCGCACTGAACAGTGGCCGCATTGCAGGGGCTGGCTTGGACGTTCTTTCGGTGGAGCCGCCTAAGGATGGCAATCCGCTAATAGGAGCCAAAAACTGTCTCATCACACCGCACATCGGCTGGGCCAGCCGTGAGGCGCGTGTCCGCCTCATCGCGGCTACGGCTTCTAATTTGCAGGCCTTCCTCGATGGAAAACCCGTCAATGTTGTCGGTTAA
- the hrpB gene encoding ATP-dependent helicase HrpB, producing MPAPAALPIFEIRDAVVSCLHDPKVPNMLIKAPTGSGKSTQVPQFVLDAGILKDGQRCIVLQPRRIAARMLAQRVAKERGAKLGGEVGYQVRFDNVTSRDTRLIYVTEGVMLRLLMEDPELAKVGCIVIDEFHERHLDGDLVLAWAIALQRARRPDLKIIVMSATLTPGPLTEFMEPVELLESQGRTFPVQVRYQTPNRNARTNEIEPVWEQAARACEALAGELGSSGDILVFMPGAFEIRKTMMTLQGRSFAKGRRIVALHGELSPQDQDAAVTPGEQPKIIVSTNVAETSLTIEGVRAVVDAGLARIASYDPRRGINTLTIQKISRASAEQRAGRAGRLGPGIAVRLWAEREHIHRAESEAPEIQRLELGEALLALHVASDKAKLNIQWFERPAEAALGRAEGLLQDLGAIAQGKLTSIGMKMSAFPTHPRFARMLMAASENGCVREAALCAAMAQGRDILMVGKNNASHKNEDFWEPGDLTEFQALIRAFIRAEAMNFDPQACIPLNVHAMACREAARSYDQFLRLSQRAGLVINDEVASAESLAKTLLAAFSDHLGVETSSGSRIYRVAGGYSGNLAKDAHIKPPRLLVASEITEVQGKALTVQLNLVTKVEEEWLRELFPDDFNVGKRAQYDAVNRRVMNLEEVRFRSLVLSSREKGEPDHNTAATLLADEVIAGRLTLTLWNERVEQWITRVNCLAKWMPDLEIPPITEEDRRIIIEQVCHGATAYRQLKDKDVFPALHQWLSHAQRDLLESYAPERLNLKNGKSARIVYDEKQPPSVSVVLQQMYDVNENPKVASGRVTVTVHLLSPAQRPIQTTGDIGRFWKESYPAVRTQLRGRYPRHEWR from the coding sequence ATGCCTGCCCCTGCTGCCCTGCCTATTTTTGAGATCCGCGATGCCGTCGTTTCATGCCTGCATGATCCGAAGGTGCCGAACATGCTGATCAAGGCCCCCACAGGTTCTGGCAAGTCCACGCAGGTGCCGCAGTTTGTCCTGGATGCTGGCATCCTCAAGGATGGGCAGCGCTGCATTGTTCTCCAGCCTCGCCGCATCGCTGCACGCATGCTGGCCCAGCGTGTGGCCAAGGAACGTGGTGCAAAGCTGGGGGGTGAGGTGGGGTATCAGGTGCGGTTTGACAACGTCACCTCCCGAGACACCCGCCTCATTTACGTGACGGAAGGGGTGATGTTGCGACTGCTGATGGAGGACCCCGAGCTGGCTAAGGTGGGCTGCATCGTCATTGATGAATTTCATGAACGTCATCTCGATGGTGACCTCGTGCTCGCCTGGGCCATCGCGCTGCAGCGAGCTCGCCGACCTGATTTAAAGATCATCGTCATGTCGGCCACTTTGACGCCCGGCCCGCTGACGGAGTTCATGGAGCCCGTGGAATTGCTGGAATCTCAGGGCCGCACCTTCCCAGTGCAGGTGCGTTATCAAACCCCCAATAGAAACGCCCGCACAAATGAAATCGAACCCGTGTGGGAGCAGGCCGCGCGTGCCTGTGAAGCACTGGCGGGCGAACTCGGCAGCAGCGGTGACATCCTCGTTTTCATGCCGGGTGCTTTTGAGATCCGCAAGACGATGATGACTTTGCAAGGCCGCAGCTTTGCCAAAGGCCGCCGCATCGTCGCCCTCCATGGGGAGCTGTCTCCTCAGGACCAAGATGCCGCCGTGACGCCCGGTGAGCAGCCGAAGATCATCGTCAGTACGAACGTCGCTGAAACCTCCCTCACCATTGAGGGCGTGCGTGCCGTGGTGGATGCCGGGCTGGCTCGCATCGCCAGCTACGATCCGCGTCGTGGCATCAATACACTCACCATCCAGAAGATCAGCCGGGCCAGTGCGGAGCAGCGGGCTGGGCGTGCGGGACGTCTAGGGCCGGGTATCGCTGTGCGACTGTGGGCCGAGCGCGAGCACATCCACCGTGCAGAAAGTGAAGCGCCTGAGATCCAACGCTTGGAGTTAGGCGAAGCCCTGCTGGCTCTGCATGTGGCTTCGGACAAGGCCAAGCTAAACATCCAATGGTTCGAGCGGCCTGCTGAAGCGGCCCTGGGCCGTGCGGAGGGATTGTTGCAGGACCTAGGGGCGATTGCCCAGGGCAAACTGACCTCCATAGGCATGAAGATGTCCGCCTTTCCCACACATCCCCGTTTTGCGCGCATGCTCATGGCAGCTTCCGAAAATGGCTGTGTGCGTGAGGCTGCCCTCTGCGCGGCCATGGCCCAGGGACGTGACATCCTCATGGTGGGGAAAAACAATGCTTCTCACAAAAACGAGGACTTTTGGGAGCCGGGGGATCTCACGGAGTTCCAGGCGCTCATCCGGGCCTTCATTCGCGCCGAGGCCATGAACTTTGATCCCCAGGCCTGTATCCCGCTGAATGTCCACGCCATGGCCTGCCGTGAGGCTGCACGTAGTTACGATCAATTCCTCCGCCTTTCCCAACGTGCGGGGCTAGTCATCAATGATGAAGTGGCTTCTGCTGAATCTTTGGCAAAGACTTTGTTAGCCGCGTTCAGCGATCACCTCGGCGTGGAGACCAGCAGCGGCAGCCGCATCTATCGCGTGGCGGGTGGCTACAGTGGAAATTTGGCCAAAGATGCCCACATCAAACCACCGCGTCTGTTGGTGGCCTCAGAAATCACTGAGGTGCAGGGTAAGGCGCTGACCGTGCAGCTTAATCTTGTCACCAAGGTGGAGGAGGAGTGGCTGCGCGAACTCTTTCCCGATGACTTCAATGTGGGCAAGCGTGCTCAATACGACGCAGTGAATCGCCGTGTCATGAACCTGGAAGAGGTGCGCTTTCGCAGTCTCGTCCTCAGCAGTCGTGAGAAGGGCGAGCCTGATCACAACACCGCTGCCACACTGCTGGCTGATGAAGTCATCGCAGGTCGTCTCACCCTCACCCTTTGGAATGAACGGGTGGAGCAGTGGATCACTCGGGTGAACTGCCTAGCCAAATGGATGCCAGATCTGGAAATTCCCCCCATCACGGAAGAGGATCGTCGCATCATCATTGAGCAAGTCTGCCATGGGGCGACGGCCTATCGCCAGCTCAAGGACAAGGACGTTTTTCCCGCATTGCACCAGTGGCTAAGCCATGCGCAGCGAGATCTTTTAGAAAGCTACGCGCCGGAGCGCCTCAACCTCAAAAATGGCAAATCAGCCCGCATCGTTTATGACGAAAAGCAGCCGCCCAGTGTCAGCGTCGTGCTCCAGCAAATGTACGATGTGAATGAAAACCCGAAGGTCGCCAGTGGCCGGGTCACCGTCACCGTGCATCTCCTCTCACCTGCTCAGCGTCCCATCCAGACGACAGGCGATATTGGCCGATTCTGGAAAGAAAGTTACCCTGCTGTCCGCACCCAGCTTCGCGGTCGCTATCCCCGACATGAGTGGCGGTGA
- a CDS encoding ABC transporter ATP-binding protein, translated as MIQIDNLTMHYGDLKALDSLSLEIQPGELFAFLGPNGAGKTTAIKLLTGLMKPMSGQVRICGIDIQKEPLKAKSMLGYVPDVAVFYEKLSAPEFMHFIAELFEMDIQHAAKRTNELFTQFGLHEHCGQRIENLSHGTRQRLAIASALLHDPKVFVIDEPMVGLDPIHARVVKEELKRQTQAGATVLMSTHLLNIAEEVADRIGIINRGKLLFVGTLQELRAAHEKQGLRLEEIFLEMVG; from the coding sequence ATGATCCAGATTGATAACCTCACCATGCACTACGGCGACCTCAAGGCGCTGGACAGCCTGTCTCTGGAAATCCAGCCTGGAGAACTGTTCGCCTTTTTAGGCCCCAATGGCGCAGGTAAGACCACGGCTATCAAGCTACTGACGGGCCTCATGAAACCGATGAGTGGCCAGGTTCGCATCTGTGGGATTGATATCCAAAAAGAGCCGCTCAAGGCCAAGTCCATGCTGGGTTATGTGCCGGACGTAGCGGTGTTTTATGAAAAGCTGAGCGCCCCCGAATTCATGCATTTCATCGCCGAGCTTTTTGAGATGGACATTCAACACGCCGCCAAGCGCACCAACGAGCTTTTCACTCAATTTGGCCTGCATGAGCATTGCGGTCAGCGAATCGAGAATCTCAGCCATGGCACACGTCAGAGGTTAGCGATCGCTAGCGCCCTACTGCATGACCCGAAGGTCTTCGTCATTGATGAACCCATGGTGGGCCTGGACCCCATCCACGCCCGTGTGGTGAAAGAAGAACTCAAACGCCAGACCCAGGCAGGAGCCACGGTGCTGATGAGCACGCACCTCCTCAACATCGCCGAAGAGGTGGCGGACCGCATCGGCATCATCAATCGGGGCAAACTTCTCTTCGTCGGCACCCTGCAAGAACTGCGCGCCGCCCATGAGAAGCAAGGGCTACGACTTGAAGAGATCTTCCTGGAGATGGTGGGATGA
- the hrpA gene encoding ATP-dependent RNA helicase HrpA: MIRYPADLPITARREDILAAIRSSQVVILAGETGSGKTTQLPKMCLEVLGEARGVIGCTQPRRVAAMSVSKRVAEELDVHWGREVGCKMRFSDDTTRDTRIKFMTDGILLAEIQSDPLLRAYSILILDEAHERSLNIDFLLGYLKSLLEKRPDLKLVVTSATIDTEAFSAHFGSAPIIEVSGRLYPVDIRYKPVGDNDDDPNHLDAAIAAVEEVLIETDSGDVLVFMPTERDIRETRDALDGRLGKGIEVLALFGRMASHEQQRVFSPGSKRRVIIATNVAETSITLPRIRYVVDTGLARMSRYNPRTRTKRLPVEAISQSSANQRAGRAGRVQDGVCIRLYEEEDFNKRSRFTQPEIQRSNLAEVILRMKAFRLGEIETFPFINPPVSAAIRAGYDLLHELGALGETHEMTATGRELANLPLDPTLGRMLLQAREEDCLEDMLIIAAGLSIPDPRERPEDKREQAQAAHKTFTSPESDFLSLLKIWSHAPDPDNSGKNALRKYCKSYFLSFTRMTEWRDVWQQLRDTFREDRKKATLPAAADSTKAQTSGASPWDKAEGQAAKQDSGTLRDHAIHRCILAGHLGHIATRLERNQYKAAGNREVMVFPGSNLYERREKQGKAGQEKTRQPLWIVAGEIVQTSQLFARSIARIDPQWAAELGGHLLERRYSEPHWSAKAGRVLVTERLLLHGLEVKRQPIDFGKIDPVAATQLFIRGALLEGTTNLPHRFFQHNQKLRDRLEATLTRVRSSRVYAIEEHLFEFYRARLAAISSVHDLNKLVNARIREEPGFLCAREEDLTGGDDLSCDLEMFPDAASMGNSVLPISYAYKPGQEDDGVTVQVPLPMAEHLTSGQVLWMVPGLREEQITTLLRALPKTVRRDLMPLEAKAREIAKDFDPGRLDFHEALATFLRQRYRLDVKATDWNSQTLPAYLQPRVEVMGQGNKTVMASRDVDSIRETMRKQERKSDAWDLTAKRFEDYALSAWSFGDVPETVLVETIHGVPVLGHPGLMLRDDEVDLRLFKTPEEARKHTPAAIRKLAENLLSKDIAWLHKELRVLEVKAAPQKTLNFQSGLAALGSAPSQAAPAENKAAAACDHILAHALRLEPLLPLTQKRFLEMCERTRRDLPALTHRVRDLLKQCEDLKQKILAYPKRYAGLEQDLARLLPPNVLSVTPHAQLQHLPRYLKAILLRAERAANNPAKDIDKAAAVADFNSWPQEVSDTNREAFRWLFEEYRVSIFAQELGTAQPVSVKRLEALLG, translated from the coding sequence TTGATTCGTTACCCTGCCGACCTTCCCATCACCGCCCGTCGTGAGGACATCCTCGCGGCCATCCGCTCCAGCCAAGTCGTCATCCTGGCCGGGGAAACCGGATCTGGTAAAACCACGCAGTTGCCCAAAATGTGCCTGGAGGTGCTGGGGGAAGCCCGTGGTGTGATCGGCTGTACGCAGCCGCGACGTGTGGCCGCCATGAGCGTCTCCAAACGTGTCGCTGAGGAGCTCGATGTTCACTGGGGCCGCGAGGTGGGCTGCAAGATGCGCTTCAGCGATGACACCACGCGGGACACACGCATCAAGTTCATGACGGACGGGATTCTGCTGGCCGAGATCCAAAGTGACCCCCTGCTGCGTGCCTACTCCATCCTCATTCTGGACGAGGCGCACGAGCGCTCTCTGAACATTGACTTTTTGTTAGGCTATCTGAAATCGCTCTTGGAAAAGAGGCCGGACCTGAAGCTGGTGGTCACCTCCGCCACGATTGATACGGAGGCCTTCAGCGCCCACTTTGGTAGTGCGCCCATCATTGAAGTCTCGGGCCGTCTTTATCCGGTGGACATCCGCTACAAGCCGGTGGGGGACAACGATGATGATCCCAACCATCTCGATGCAGCCATTGCGGCGGTTGAAGAAGTGCTTATCGAAACAGATTCTGGCGATGTTCTCGTTTTCATGCCCACCGAACGAGACATCCGCGAGACGCGCGATGCACTGGATGGCCGATTGGGCAAAGGCATCGAAGTCCTAGCTCTTTTCGGCCGAATGGCCTCGCATGAGCAGCAGCGTGTTTTTTCTCCTGGGTCGAAGCGTCGTGTCATCATCGCCACGAACGTGGCGGAGACCTCCATCACGCTGCCCCGCATCCGCTACGTGGTGGATACAGGGCTGGCCCGCATGAGCCGGTACAATCCGCGCACTCGCACCAAGCGGCTGCCGGTGGAAGCCATCAGCCAGAGCAGCGCCAATCAGCGCGCAGGCCGCGCAGGGCGTGTGCAGGATGGCGTGTGCATCCGCCTCTATGAAGAGGAGGATTTTAACAAACGCTCCCGTTTCACCCAGCCGGAAATCCAACGCTCGAATCTCGCCGAAGTCATCCTTCGGATGAAGGCCTTTCGGTTAGGCGAGATCGAAACTTTCCCTTTCATCAATCCACCCGTCAGCGCTGCCATCCGTGCCGGGTATGACCTGCTGCATGAATTGGGCGCTCTGGGTGAAACCCATGAGATGACGGCCACTGGGCGGGAATTGGCCAATCTTCCCCTCGACCCCACCCTGGGCCGAATGCTGCTGCAGGCTCGTGAAGAAGATTGTCTGGAGGACATGCTCATCATCGCCGCCGGCCTGAGCATTCCCGATCCGCGCGAGCGCCCCGAAGATAAACGCGAGCAAGCCCAGGCTGCGCACAAGACTTTCACCTCTCCAGAATCGGACTTCCTTAGCCTGCTGAAGATCTGGAGCCATGCCCCAGATCCAGATAACTCTGGCAAAAATGCCCTGCGCAAATACTGCAAATCCTACTTCCTCAGCTTCACCCGCATGACCGAGTGGCGGGATGTCTGGCAGCAGTTGCGGGACACCTTTCGCGAGGATCGCAAAAAGGCCACGCTGCCTGCTGCCGCAGATTCGACAAAAGCCCAAACGAGCGGCGCTTCCCCCTGGGATAAGGCTGAAGGCCAAGCAGCGAAGCAGGACAGCGGCACCCTTCGAGATCACGCCATCCACCGCTGCATTTTGGCCGGGCACCTGGGCCACATCGCCACTCGCCTAGAGCGTAACCAATACAAAGCTGCAGGCAATCGTGAGGTCATGGTTTTCCCTGGCTCTAACCTCTATGAGCGCCGGGAAAAACAGGGCAAGGCAGGCCAAGAAAAAACGCGTCAACCCCTGTGGATTGTCGCGGGAGAGATCGTGCAGACCTCGCAGCTTTTTGCGCGATCCATCGCCCGCATTGATCCCCAGTGGGCCGCCGAGCTAGGCGGACACCTGCTGGAACGGCGCTACAGCGAACCGCACTGGAGCGCCAAGGCAGGGCGTGTTCTCGTGACCGAGCGCCTGCTTCTCCATGGCCTAGAGGTGAAAAGGCAGCCAATTGATTTCGGCAAGATTGATCCCGTGGCGGCCACGCAGCTTTTCATTCGTGGAGCGCTGCTGGAAGGCACCACCAACCTGCCGCATCGTTTCTTCCAGCATAACCAAAAGTTGCGCGACCGCCTCGAGGCCACCCTCACCCGTGTGCGCAGCAGCCGGGTGTATGCCATCGAAGAACATCTCTTTGAGTTTTATCGCGCACGATTGGCGGCCATCTCCTCCGTGCATGACCTGAACAAACTGGTGAATGCACGCATCCGCGAAGAGCCGGGTTTCCTCTGTGCTCGGGAAGAGGATCTGACCGGTGGGGATGATCTCTCCTGTGATTTGGAGATGTTCCCTGATGCCGCTTCCATGGGGAACAGCGTGCTGCCGATCAGCTACGCCTACAAACCCGGCCAGGAAGATGATGGCGTGACGGTGCAGGTGCCCCTGCCCATGGCGGAACATCTCACCAGCGGTCAGGTGCTGTGGATGGTCCCGGGGCTACGGGAAGAGCAGATCACCACGCTGCTGCGAGCGCTGCCCAAAACGGTGCGGCGTGACCTCATGCCCCTGGAGGCGAAAGCGCGCGAGATCGCCAAAGACTTTGACCCGGGTCGCTTAGATTTCCATGAGGCCCTGGCCACCTTCCTCCGCCAGCGTTACCGCCTGGATGTCAAGGCCACCGACTGGAATTCACAGACCCTCCCGGCCTATCTACAGCCTCGCGTCGAGGTGATGGGCCAGGGCAATAAAACCGTCATGGCCAGCCGCGATGTGGACAGCATCCGCGAAACCATGCGCAAGCAGGAACGCAAGTCCGATGCCTGGGATCTGACGGCCAAACGTTTTGAAGATTACGCCTTGTCGGCTTGGTCTTTTGGCGACGTACCGGAAACCGTACTCGTAGAAACGATCCATGGAGTTCCAGTGTTAGGCCATCCAGGCCTGATGCTGCGCGATGATGAGGTGGACCTGCGCCTTTTCAAAACACCTGAAGAGGCCCGCAAACACACGCCAGCAGCCATACGCAAGCTGGCAGAAAATCTTCTGAGCAAAGACATCGCCTGGCTGCACAAAGAACTGCGCGTACTGGAGGTCAAAGCAGCACCGCAGAAAACGCTCAATTTCCAAAGCGGCCTCGCAGCTCTGGGTTCCGCCCCTTCTCAGGCAGCACCTGCGGAGAACAAAGCCGCTGCCGCTTGTGATCACATCCTGGCTCATGCGCTGCGACTGGAGCCACTTCTGCCGCTGACTCAAAAGCGCTTTCTCGAAATGTGCGAACGCACTCGTCGAGATCTTCCTGCGCTGACGCATCGAGTCCGCGATCTCCTGAAGCAATGCGAAGACCTGAAACAGAAGATCTTGGCCTATCCCAAACGCTACGCCGGGCTTGAGCAGGACCTTGCCCGCCTGCTGCCGCCTAACGTTTTATCCGTCACACCCCACGCACAGCTTCAACATCTCCCCCGTTATCTGAAGGCCATCCTTTTGCGCGCAGAACGCGCGGCGAACAATCCCGCCAAAGACATCGACAAGGCAGCAGCCGTGGCAGACTTCAATTCCTGGCCGCAAGAGGTCAGCGATACCAATCGAGAGGCCTTTCGCTGGCTGTTTGAAGAGTATCGTGTGTCTATCTTTGCCCAAGAACTGGGCACGGCCCAACCTGTCAGCGTCAAACGCCTAGAAGCTCTTTTGGGCTGA